CGTTGTGCTCGCAGCGTGTGCCCGTAAAGTTCTCACGGCAATCGCAGCTCAGCTCGCCGCTCTCCTTGTCCACGAGACAGTGGCCATCGTTGAGGCAGTGCCCGTTGCATTTATAGTACTCACAGCGTTCGCCATAGAAGTCCTCCTGGCAGTAGCATTTGGGATAGCCCATGTCGGAGATTTCACAGGTGCCGTGCACACAGAAATTATGGCATTCGGATATCTCGCAGCGTGCACCCTTGTAGCCCACCGGGCATATACAGAAGTTACCCCTGCTCATGTAGCTGGCGCCGTTCAGGCAATGCTCGCGCTCCAGTGCATCCATGCGCTCCTCCACGGCGCTGCGTTCGTGTGTTCTATTGTTGAGCTTGTTGTCCAGGCGCTGTTTGACCTTCCTCACGACGCTGGCGCAGTGCGCATCCTTTTGCAGATGCTGATAGAAACCCGTGCGCGCCACTATGCCGTACACATCGTCCTTCCAGCTGGCCAGCTTTGTGGGTTGCGGCTGCGTTTCGCTGGAATTCGTCGCCGGCTTGTTGTACGCCGGCTTGGGATAGCTCCAAACGGCTTTGTCCGCCTTGTCTGTCCAGTAGATTGTGTCCTCCGTGATGGCCAGCTGTATGGGGCTCTGGTGTTTGTCCTTGAGCACCAGCTGGCGATCGCTGCCGTCGAGACGTGCGCTCTCCAATGCAAAGAAGATGCCCACCTTGTCGTCAATCCAGAATATACGATCCGATAGCTGATCGATCACAATGCCGCGCGGCatatcgatatcctgcttGATGATTGTTTCGCGGCCCGTGCCGTTCAAGCCGATGCGTTCCACGGTCGCATGATTGATCTTGCAGTTTGTCCAGTACAGCTGACGGCGGCAGATATCCACGGCCACGCCGTCCGGCCGGCCTCCCTCGGCGCTCAGATCCACTAGCACCTTGGGCGGTTCCGTGTACAGCGTATCGATGCTGGCAAAGTAGATCTTGCTCTGGCGCATGTCCGCCCAGAAGAGATTGCGATTGAGCGGATCGTATGCCAGTCCGGATACCGAATCATTGCCCGTCCGCTGCACCGCCTGCTCCACGATGTGCGAGGCAACCGTTGCATCGCGTCGCAGCGAGAAAATGCTGCCGTTCTGATGCTGCTGATCGTTGAAATAGATCAGCTCCTCGGCCTCATCGAAGGCCAAGGCGGACAACTCCTCGAATTCGTGCGCGGCTGAGCCAATTGTGCGCCATCTGTTGTCCACAAACAGAATCTTGTCGCGCAGCGTAACGGCAAAGTCTGAAAAATGCAAGTGTTGCATTAGTCGGCATTCACGCTCAAGCGATTGTTGTTATCGATGACTATCGATTAGATAAGGCAGGCCATAAATTACTAATAAATGCTCGCTGTGAACGCGGGAGGGTAAAGGGGGTTGGGTATGTGCAGGAGCATAGCAAATTAAGTTCAATAAATCGCATTCAATTAAGTTAGCGCCACATGTCCCGTTGCTCTGCCACGCGCCCTCTTAAAGACTCCATatatctctctcgctctcgctctccctctctctctctcgctctctctgtctgtgttgATCATAAATATCGTATCGTACTTCAATCAAAGTTcgctttattattataaatttagaatttagaTTTGAGTTTCAATTAATTACGAGCCAATTTTATGCGCTGAGCCCATTCACAATGGTTGGTTagtgtaaatgtatgtatatatatttctcgaCAGGACGAAGAATTAAGTCGATTTGGTCAAACGCGTTGATCTCGAAGACTAAAAAAGTTAGCGACTTGAATTTTGATATAGTATCTCCTAAAGAGTTTATAATTCTGTATATATTCTCATATTATATAGTTTAGTAATATAGAGTAATGCATGCTTTTTTCAAGCATAGTTcgaattatttgatttaagaTTTTGTCCTATTTGAGAGATCCATTGATGTTAGTCATGAATGCATTGACTGATGCACTGCATCTGTTGCACAACTTTCCCGTAGCAAATCGAATTATTAATGTTCAAACGAGTCTGGACTGATAAGATAACGTGTCTGAACCCAGATTGAAAAACCCCATGTGAAAATCcccaatgcaaaaaaaaaaagaaaaacaaaaatatgcacaGGGTCAAGACGCAATTAAATCGATGGCGGGTCAGGTATGCAGCAGCTTCCAACGTAAAACAGGTGATAATACAGTGAAACAAGAAACCCGCCCATCTTCACTATATATTATACGCGGTTAGTCAGATTCCAGAACTGTTAAAAACCCCCCCACAAAAAAAGAAGGCGTTAAAAAGCCGATTTTAAACGTTGACGaaccggttttttttttttgtttttaagggGCGCTTTAATTTTTGGCCAACATGTCAGCTGTTAATTGGAGATTTTATTCAATTGATTATGATAAAGTACGCCcggcaataaaacaaataaagcaCGGAAATGGCAGCTAAGCTACCTGGAAAAAACAGCTGACCCGGCAGCATTTCCGTAACGGATATACAAATGCGTGTCGATCCGAAGGCTAATGCAACAGGTGTCTGGCTGGCTTtcactttcacacacacacacacacacacacgatcCAGCTTAACGAATACTTGACTCGATTTGGCCATTTGACCATTTGGCCCTAGCCGCAGTCCGTAGTTTTTTTGTGGGTCACTGTCGCGTGCGACTTCACAacttcataaaaaaaaacaaataacaatattatttataaaccaAGTCGAGATACCCTTGTGCAGACATTAAACAGCTGCGTGGTACAACAAATCGACTCTTGCCCCTTTTGCCCGTCTTTTGCAAATGATATAGGGGCACGATATGGGTTTGAACTTAAGATATCTGGCAAAACAGCAAGATCTTAGTTCAgccaaaataattaatatatagcTCAACAGTTATCAAATAAGTTTCAATCGTAAAAATAGTCGAAAACCTAGCAAGCGTTACAATTCGCTTGACAAAATTAGAATACACGTTGGCCAGGGTATAGGGTATCTTTTCTATATGTGACTATTCATTAGTTTATGCCCatatatagataaagatatatatgcaTTCAGTCTGTCTAATTGTCTAATGTAAAAGGTATTGGCAAACCTTTCCAATGCTTTGGCTTTCAGTCTGTCTGGTCTGTTGAGGGTCTTGAGCATAGTTTAACCTTCGCACTAAGGGGCTTTGAGGTCAACGGCTTATCGATGCAGAAAATTTTGAATTCAAAATAAGTTAACATGTTTGCAAACGTTGgcttaataaataaagttcAATCAAATAGTTTATCGATTCGTTTATAGTTCGATGAGTCACAAAACTGAACATTAATTTCGTGTTagataataatttattaaattatcgTCCGTAATTGGCCAAAGAAACGAACAAAAACTTGAACTTcaacaaatgtaaaaaaaatgttaaattgttttgtatttttcttttttaaatatgcttttTGCGTcgcaaaatttgtaaaatatcaTCTAATGGTCATTGACATTGACCTAACGTTCCATAGATAATCCAAATGAACTCGGCTGGGTCATAAAAAATATCTCTAAGCAGAGATTTGATAGGCTCTCGATGCACTTTACTTCGGGACTCTGAATCTTTCAGGATTACAAATCTCTATGGAAATTAATACCGTTCTTAGTTTACAGTTTTTGTAATGAACAAGAgcgaaacatatatatatatatatataaagaaatctGCATTCAGAGTCACTTTTCGAGATCCATTTCAAAGCGAATACATATTTAAGTGAGATACATTTAGCATACTACGTACTatgtaaatataaacacatttgaaaatttatggaGAACCCTTGGAATGCCCTGTAGCCAGGGGACGacaaaagggtatattgaacTTGTTCAAATTCACAAGCAAACGCAAAGATTATAAGATCTTGAGAGTTCAAATTTGTCATgtagtctctctctctctctctctatcgaTAACTacaagaaatcgataaatatcgggTTTTAAGATTGTTTTAATCATAGTTAGGATCAATACGACGCATGAAGATGCAGCTAAAGGGTATCTAGCCGTCGATCTAGTCTAATCTTCAGAGCCCTCGCACGCAGGTGCATTGATCTGACAAAATGGGTTTAGCTTTAAAACCTGTTCaatataaaatcaatatttagtaaaaaataataaacatctAATGTAACTTTTCTGTATTTCAGGCGGCAACAAGTTGTTATATGACTGCAAATAATATCCACTTGAATGCGAGGCAACACGTGGATTTCTTGATTAGTTATCGTAACTGTAACTGgaatacacatgcacacaaatgtATGACAgtatatcacacacacacacgcacacatacacatgtatttatgtgcacacgcacacattttcAGAATTCGCCTCGAATTGCCGTAGCTAAAATTCCAACagacgcaacaacaacaagacttGAGTTCGACGCCGGAGTAAGCCGAGAGCTGAGCGTAAACAAAAGTCGCAAGCTTTTTTTTGCTGAAACGTAGCGAAGCTGGGTGTCACACGAGACCAAAAtgttgttgaaaaaaaaaaaaactgaagaaaaacaatcaaatcagcaaaaagtgaaagaaaacaaattaacaaaaaccGGCAAATTTTTGCGGCATACGTGACAATTAAGCAACTCTCAATGGCGGCTAtgagattgttttttttttttcttttttctatgTCTCTGCTGCAGAGAACTGCCGCAGCGCTCTCTCTCCGCTCAGCGGGGGTGAAAGTGCGCGTGCAACACTGTTTGGAATACAGTCGGCGCTAGGATATGCCGCAGCTACAACTGGTTTATGAAATTCCAGAAAAGATTGAACTTGAATTGATAAACATCATCTGCGATAAGACAAATGCGTAGCCAAAGCAAATTGATacgaagaaaaacaaaatggcatAATCAGCTGATGGTAAGCATAACGTAAACGCACACGCCACCACACGTATGCGAGACACGTTTAAAGGCAAACATggccaaaaatatatagacaCGGTCACATTCATAAAAAAACTAGAATCTCTTTTTATTTACGTAGCTGAAACACTTAAATGTCAGCCGATTATGCAATCAAGCATAAAGCAAACGCATTGTCTGCTGCCAAACCGatggcaaattgatttctgtGCAAGAGTGGGGCACACTGTTACGTTCAGGTGCACTGGCAGCGTTGCCACAGCCATGCAACACTTTCTAACCAATGCCGACGTAAAATTGTATAATAGCTGctgtttaaaaaataaaaagaaaaacacacactTACCCCAGGCAATTGGCGATGCATCTGCTAATGGCGAGCATATAttcaaaacaataaacaagacAGCTACACCAAACTGTTGCGATGTacacaatttcattttttctaaTACTCTGGACAATTGCAAATGGACGCGCGTTTTCTATTGTACGGTTATTCCTTCTCCTGGCAAGTGCAATTTGAGCTGGAAGTCAGAGTAAATGTCGAGCGGGAAGCATGTGCTGCCTATTCTTACGTGAATATCCACTGAGGGGTTTTAAAAGAAACCGACCCAACGTTGCGCACAACCGAATAACTTATCAATTACTAAATCGGTTTTTACTGCCGCCACAAGGAACAGCCCGTGGGGTATCGGTGTGCAGTGCAAGCTGTGGTGTTTTTTAGTACTTTTGTGTTGTGCCAGCGTTGCCATATTGTGAACAGGAGGATTTTAGAAAAACcgattttaattgtattttatttctcATTTAAACCTAcgtaaaaacttaatttccgtGTTAACAGTGATATACGCGTGAAAAGTGAAGTGAAGTAAAATGAATATATGTTAtgtaatcaaatttaaattgaataaaataaattatgcaaataaaataaattttgt
The sequence above is a segment of the Drosophila virilis strain 15010-1051.87 chromosome 3, Dvir_AGI_RSII-ME, whole genome shotgun sequence genome. Coding sequences within it:
- the cue gene encoding protein cueball; its protein translation is MKLCTSQQFGVAVLFIVLNICSPLADASPIAWDFAVTLRDKILFVDNRWRTIGSAAHEFEELSALAFDEAEELIYFNDQQHQNGSIFSLRRDATVASHIVEQAVQRTGNDSVSGLAYDPLNRNLFWADMRQSKIYFASIDTLYTEPPKVLVDLSAEGGRPDGVAVDICRRQLYWTNCKINHATVERIGLNGTGRETIIKQDIDMPRGIVIDQLSDRIFWIDDKVGIFFALESARLDGSDRQLVLKDKHQSPIQLAITEDTIYWTDKADKAVWSYPKPAYNKPATNSSETQPQPTKLASWKDDVYGIVARTGFYQHLQKDAHCASVVRKVKQRLDNKLNNRTHERSAVEERMDALEREHCLNGASYMSRGNFCICPVGYKGARCEISECHNFCVHGTCEISDMGYPKCYCQEDFYGERCEYYKCNGHCLNDGHCLVDKESGELSCDCRENFTGTRCEHNETAHCASYCQHLKQHPDAFVPASCVDICEELHLSNGTIVTEYQAAAPLCADGPSSLRSGSVIIVLVVGIVSSLALVAVIVHGLRLIYKPKRPRIKKTFVVRKQARLNSASDTPLTNRPLATEQCEITIENCCNMNICETPCFDPKLVEQQFAARDRKSPCVKEDKKILIHNMEDDLLT